A window from Enterocloster bolteae encodes these proteins:
- a CDS encoding MATE family efflux transporter: MITDLTAEHPKKTLWRFALPMFISVMFQQFYNIADSSIAGRFAGEDALAAVGASYPITVIFMAFAVGSNLGASVVVSRLFGAKDIGRMKTAVYTAFIACGAMSLILTVLGYAFCGDMMRLIHTPDNIFADGELYLKIYVYGLTFLFLYNVCTGIFTALGDSRTPLYFLIGSSLGNIALDYWFVAWLGLGVAGVAWATFIAQGVSAILALGTLARRLGALKTDRRTVLFSAVLLGQIAAIAVPSIMQQSVLSVGNMFVQEIVNRYGSAVIAGYSGAVKLNTFAINAFMSLGGCLSSYTAQNLGAGKRERIPLGFKTGVRLSFYATIPFFLLYFVFSRQMMGLFLGAGSTRAIESGMEFLRIVSPMYFMISIKLMTDGIIRGSGAMTYFVLATVPDLILRIIVANILTGRFGSTGIWMAWPFGWIAATLLTVIFYRRIVSGKFRIRI, translated from the coding sequence ATGATTACAGATTTGACGGCGGAGCATCCGAAAAAGACACTGTGGCGGTTTGCGCTGCCCATGTTTATAAGCGTCATGTTCCAGCAGTTTTACAATATCGCGGACAGTAGCATCGCGGGCCGGTTTGCAGGTGAGGATGCGCTGGCAGCCGTTGGGGCCTCCTATCCCATCACGGTGATATTCATGGCCTTTGCGGTGGGAAGCAACCTGGGGGCTTCCGTGGTGGTGTCCAGGCTCTTTGGGGCAAAGGACATAGGCAGGATGAAGACCGCTGTCTACACGGCGTTCATTGCCTGCGGCGCCATGAGCCTGATTCTGACCGTGCTGGGATATGCCTTCTGCGGGGATATGATGCGTTTAATCCATACCCCGGACAACATATTCGCGGACGGGGAGCTGTACCTTAAAATCTATGTCTACGGGCTGACCTTCCTGTTTCTCTACAATGTATGTACAGGCATATTCACGGCCCTGGGGGATTCCAGGACACCCCTGTATTTTCTCATCGGTTCGTCCCTGGGAAATATCGCGCTGGATTACTGGTTCGTGGCCTGGCTGGGACTGGGAGTGGCGGGAGTGGCATGGGCTACTTTTATTGCCCAGGGGGTTTCCGCCATCCTGGCTCTGGGGACTCTGGCCAGACGTCTGGGCGCCCTTAAAACCGACCGGAGGACCGTGCTGTTCAGCGCTGTTTTGCTGGGGCAGATAGCAGCCATCGCAGTGCCCAGCATCATGCAGCAGAGCGTGCTGTCAGTGGGAAATATGTTTGTCCAGGAAATCGTGAACCGGTACGGCTCCGCTGTCATAGCAGGCTATTCCGGGGCCGTCAAGCTTAATACCTTTGCCATCAACGCATTCATGTCACTGGGAGGCTGTCTGTCCAGCTATACGGCCCAGAACCTGGGAGCGGGAAAGAGAGAGAGGATCCCCCTGGGCTTTAAGACCGGCGTCAGGCTGTCCTTTTATGCCACGATCCCGTTCTTCCTGCTGTATTTTGTGTTCAGCCGCCAGATGATGGGACTGTTCCTGGGGGCGGGAAGCACCCGGGCCATAGAGTCCGGCATGGAGTTTCTGCGCATCGTAAGTCCCATGTATTTTATGATTTCCATTAAGCTCATGACAGATGGCATTATCCGGGGCTCCGGAGCCATGACCTATTTTGTGCTGGCCACTGTGCCGGATTTGATTCTGCGCATTATCGTGGCAAATATCCTTACAGGGCGTTTCGGAAGCACGGGTATCTGGATGGCCTGGCCCTTTGGATGGATTGCGGCGACTCTGCTGACCGTGATATTTTACAGGAGGATTGTCTCAGGGAAATTCCGTATACGTATATGA
- a CDS encoding phosphoribosylaminoimidazolecarboxamide formyltransferase: protein MKELALKYGCNPNQKPSRIFMEGDRELPITVLSGRPGYINFMDALNGWQLVKELRAATGLPAAASFKHVSPAGAAVGLPLDETLRKIYWVDDMGELSPLASAYARARGADRMSSFGDFISLSDVCDADTARIIKREVSDGVIAPGYEPEALEILKSKKNGNYNVIQIDPDYEPEALERKQVFGITFEQGHNNLEINRDLLEDIVTENRELPDSAKIDLMISLITLKYTQSNSVCYVKGGQAIGIGAGQQSRVHCTRLAGSKADNWYLRQAPQVMNLPFVDSIKRADRDNAIDVYMGDDYMDVLADGRWEKTFKVKPPVFTAEEKRAWLDTMTDVALGSDAFFPFGDNIDRASKSGVKYVAQPGGSVRDDQVIETCNQYGMVMAFTGIRLFHH from the coding sequence ATGAAAGAACTGGCACTTAAATACGGCTGCAACCCAAACCAGAAGCCTTCCAGAATCTTCATGGAAGGGGACAGGGAGCTTCCCATCACAGTACTGAGCGGCAGACCGGGCTACATCAATTTCATGGACGCGTTAAACGGCTGGCAGCTGGTAAAAGAGCTGAGGGCAGCCACAGGGCTTCCGGCCGCCGCATCTTTCAAGCATGTTTCACCTGCCGGGGCGGCAGTGGGCCTGCCTCTTGACGAGACATTGAGGAAGATTTACTGGGTGGATGATATGGGTGAACTCTCACCGTTAGCCAGCGCATATGCAAGGGCAAGGGGAGCAGACCGCATGTCCTCCTTCGGGGACTTTATTTCTCTGTCTGATGTGTGCGACGCGGACACGGCCAGAATCATAAAACGCGAGGTGTCTGACGGCGTTATCGCTCCGGGATATGAGCCGGAAGCCCTGGAAATCCTAAAGTCCAAGAAAAACGGTAATTACAATGTCATCCAGATTGATCCAGACTATGAGCCTGAGGCCCTGGAGCGCAAGCAGGTATTCGGCATCACCTTTGAGCAGGGACATAACAACCTGGAGATCAACAGGGACCTTTTGGAGGATATTGTCACGGAGAACAGGGAGCTTCCGGATTCTGCCAAGATTGACCTGATGATTTCCCTCATCACCCTGAAATACACACAGTCCAACTCCGTATGCTATGTAAAAGGCGGACAGGCCATCGGCATCGGCGCGGGACAGCAGTCCAGGGTGCACTGTACGCGTCTGGCAGGCAGCAAGGCGGACAACTGGTATCTGCGCCAGGCTCCCCAGGTAATGAACCTTCCTTTTGTGGACAGCATCAAGAGGGCAGACAGGGACAATGCCATTGATGTGTATATGGGAGATGATTACATGGATGTGCTGGCTGACGGAAGATGGGAAAAGACCTTCAAGGTAAAGCCTCCTGTATTCACCGCTGAGGAAAAAAGGGCCTGGCTGGACACCATGACAGACGTGGCCCTGGGATCCGACGCCTTCTTCCCCTTTGGGGACAATATTGACAGGGCCAGCAAGAGCGGCGTGAAATACGTGGCGCAGCCCGGCGGTTCTGTCCGCGATGACCAGGTTATCGAGACATGCAACCAGTATGGAATGGTGATGGCATTTACGGGAATCCGTCTCTTCCACCACTAA
- a CDS encoding IMP cyclohydrolase has protein sequence MNQMSLEQELKSNAYPGRGIVIGRSEDGTKAVTAYFIMGRSANSRNRVFAEDGEGIRTQAFDPAKLEDPSLIIYAPVRVLGNKTIVTNGDQTDTIYDGMDHQMTFEQSLRCREFEPDAPNYTPRISGIMHIENGNYNYAMSILKSDNGNPDSCLRFTYAYQSPAAGEGRFIHTYMHDGNPLPSFEGEPKKVGISGDIDAFTDLVWNSLNEDNKVSLFVRFIDIAAGTYETRIVNKNK, from the coding sequence ATGAATCAGATGTCACTGGAACAGGAGCTGAAAAGCAATGCTTATCCCGGACGGGGAATCGTCATCGGGCGTTCAGAAGACGGAACAAAGGCAGTAACCGCCTATTTTATCATGGGCAGAAGCGCCAACAGCCGCAACCGCGTGTTTGCGGAGGATGGGGAAGGAATCCGCACCCAGGCATTTGACCCTGCCAAGCTGGAGGACCCAAGCCTGATTATCTATGCCCCTGTGCGGGTTCTTGGAAACAAGACCATTGTGACCAACGGGGACCAGACCGACACCATCTACGACGGAATGGACCACCAGATGACCTTTGAGCAGTCCTTGCGATGCAGGGAATTCGAGCCGGATGCGCCTAATTACACACCGCGGATCTCCGGCATCATGCACATTGAAAACGGCAATTATAATTATGCCATGTCCATTTTAAAGAGCGACAATGGAAATCCGGATTCCTGCCTGCGTTTTACCTATGCGTACCAGTCGCCGGCAGCGGGTGAGGGACGTTTTATCCACACCTACATGCATGACGGCAATCCTCTGCCCAGCTTTGAGGGAGAGCCTAAGAAGGTGGGGATAAGCGGGGACATTGACGCCTTTACGGATTTGGTCTGGAACAGCCTTAACGAGGATAACAAGGTGTCCCTGTTCGTGCGTTTTATTGATATTGCCGCCGGCACATATGAGACGAGAATCGTAAATAAAAATAAATAA
- a CDS encoding ABC transporter permease, with protein sequence MRFPDLVIMSINNLRRRKLRTVLTVLGVIIGTASIVVMVSLGIGLDQMFMEQISSWGSLTTINVYSGSSYGNAVMIGGGGSSKSSDPTYITDDVIEQFGRLPHVSGVSPVLEINVVMRQGAYEAQYLSLMGVSQSFLEQIPLGEGRLPEPGEMGMVVGNTVQQNFYNSKTGRGYWDTGELPEVDFMNKPLFVIFDVDAYFQTRNGSVSSSEDGQTPVKPPKKYMMNATGMVEGGPDDWNSYSYNVYTDIDGLKAQLRKVFKKGAVIPGQPTNKKGKPLNYLTYNRAQIFVDDMEYVPEVQKQIADMGFQVSSQADWMESTKQQSSMIQAVLGGIGAVSLFVAAIGIANTMMMSIYERTKEIGVMKVLGCDMGNIRNMFLIESGFIGFMGGIVGILLSYGISVVINRFVNLEEMNGLTGNLSRIPPWLSVAAVVFAIFVGMAAGFMPAMRAMKLSPLAAIRNE encoded by the coding sequence ATGAGATTTCCTGATCTCGTAATCATGAGCATTAACAACTTAAGACGCAGGAAGCTGAGAACGGTTCTGACTGTGCTGGGAGTTATCATCGGCACAGCGTCCATTGTGGTCATGGTGTCCCTGGGAATCGGACTGGACCAGATGTTTATGGAACAGATTTCCTCCTGGGGAAGCCTGACCACCATCAACGTGTATTCCGGTTCCTCCTATGGGAACGCGGTGATGATTGGTGGGGGCGGGAGCAGCAAATCCTCGGATCCCACCTACATCACAGACGATGTCATAGAACAGTTTGGCCGCCTGCCCCATGTGTCCGGGGTATCCCCTGTCCTGGAAATCAATGTGGTTATGCGCCAGGGAGCCTACGAGGCCCAGTATCTGTCCCTTATGGGCGTAAGCCAGTCGTTTCTGGAGCAGATTCCCCTGGGGGAAGGCAGGCTGCCGGAGCCGGGAGAGATGGGCATGGTGGTGGGCAACACGGTCCAGCAGAATTTTTATAATTCCAAGACAGGCCGGGGATACTGGGACACGGGCGAGCTGCCGGAAGTGGACTTTATGAATAAGCCCCTCTTTGTCATTTTTGATGTGGACGCTTATTTCCAGACCAGAAATGGTTCCGTCAGTTCGTCAGAGGACGGACAGACTCCTGTGAAACCGCCGAAAAAGTACATGATGAATGCAACCGGCATGGTGGAAGGCGGTCCGGATGACTGGAATTCCTATTCCTATAACGTGTATACAGACATCGACGGACTGAAAGCCCAGCTGCGCAAGGTGTTTAAAAAGGGAGCCGTGATACCGGGACAGCCCACCAACAAAAAAGGAAAGCCCCTTAACTATCTGACCTATAACAGGGCACAGATATTTGTGGACGATATGGAATATGTCCCGGAGGTTCAAAAGCAGATAGCGGACATGGGATTCCAGGTCAGCAGCCAGGCAGACTGGATGGAGAGCACGAAACAGCAGTCCAGCATGATACAGGCTGTTCTCGGCGGCATCGGAGCGGTTTCGCTGTTCGTGGCAGCCATCGGCATTGCCAACACCATGATGATGTCCATTTATGAGAGGACAAAGGAAATCGGCGTTATGAAGGTGCTGGGCTGTGATATGGGAAATATCCGCAACATGTTCCTCATTGAATCCGGCTTTATCGGCTTCATGGGAGGCATTGTGGGAATTTTGCTCAGTTACGGTATCTCGGTGGTTATCAACCGGTTTGTTAACCTGGAGGAAATGAACGGACTGACAGGCAACCTGTCCAGAATACCGCCCTGGCTTTCCGTGGCAGCCGTGGTCTTTGCCATCTTTGTGGGTATGGCAGCCGGATTTATGCCGGCTATGCGTGCCATGAAGCTGAGTCCCCTGGCAGCCATCCGGAATGAATAG
- a CDS encoding CARDB domain-containing protein, which produces MRANKWCRGLTAFLAASMLAGMYPSSAAASDYKLGYNTNASENDYVFTTKSPKGTIGKSMSIPFRIRATDEDMENLRISLLETNEFQQIEERGNGDYSVDYYPFEIMETTFVAKNVGTIKKGNVKSVSLSARVRRDALQGYYSIPVLLEWDGGSDTDYINVWISTSSTSGADEEEDKKEGNYFVVGENQPTPRGVYPNVMDYTVNFRNKRETTAQDVTVSMQLSEDDAKFPFEINDGNYDRTFERVQPGETVSAPYSMAIRKDSYTGYYPIKYTITFRLSSEGDLHTEEGTFYVHITSKDKEDDLGDFNANDRTRARLIVESYHTVPEEIYAGDEFELILNMKNASTSVAASNILFNLESEKVSDSAVFTTESGTSSLVVDNMAPGQTTEVRARFTARAGVDQRSYAITVKEKYDSPEFKNAEESIVVDIPVKQYARLSTSTIDVMPDSLTVGSESNVMFGINNTGKVILYNVTVTFEADSIKTTDAYVGNIKPGETGNVDTMLTGVAPTLDEGTVRIRIDYEDENGVPAEPVEKELTLMVMEEMEQNWDDMGAAMDAGSMEAEAAPSFWGKYKFLVIAGAAAAAGIAAAVVIRIRKKRKAAREEDVDDEIS; this is translated from the coding sequence ATGAGAGCAAATAAATGGTGCAGGGGCCTGACGGCGTTCCTGGCAGCCTCAATGCTGGCCGGGATGTATCCTTCCAGCGCAGCGGCCAGCGATTATAAACTGGGCTACAACACCAATGCCAGTGAAAATGATTATGTTTTTACTACAAAATCACCCAAAGGGACCATAGGAAAATCCATGTCCATTCCCTTCCGTATCAGGGCCACGGATGAGGATATGGAGAACCTGCGCATCAGTCTCCTGGAAACCAATGAGTTCCAGCAGATAGAGGAGCGGGGAAACGGGGATTACTCCGTTGACTACTATCCCTTTGAAATTATGGAGACCACCTTTGTGGCCAAGAACGTGGGAACCATCAAGAAGGGCAATGTAAAGAGCGTGTCCCTGTCAGCCAGGGTGCGGCGCGATGCCCTTCAGGGATACTACAGCATCCCTGTACTGCTTGAATGGGACGGCGGTTCTGACACAGACTATATTAATGTATGGATTTCCACCTCATCCACATCAGGAGCAGACGAGGAGGAGGATAAAAAGGAAGGCAATTACTTTGTGGTGGGAGAGAACCAGCCCACCCCCCGGGGTGTTTATCCCAATGTCATGGACTACACCGTGAACTTCCGCAATAAGAGGGAGACCACGGCCCAGGATGTGACGGTCAGCATGCAGCTCTCAGAGGACGATGCCAAGTTCCCCTTTGAAATCAACGACGGCAACTATGACCGCACCTTTGAGCGCGTGCAGCCGGGAGAAACCGTGTCCGCTCCCTACAGCATGGCAATCCGCAAGGATTCCTATACAGGTTATTATCCAATCAAATACACCATCACCTTCCGCTTAAGCTCTGAGGGGGATCTGCACACGGAGGAGGGAACTTTTTACGTACATATCACGTCCAAGGATAAAGAGGACGACCTGGGGGATTTTAACGCCAACGACAGGACCAGGGCCAGATTGATTGTGGAGAGCTACCACACGGTTCCGGAGGAAATCTACGCAGGGGACGAGTTTGAGCTGATTCTTAACATGAAGAATGCATCCACCTCGGTTGCTGCCAGCAACATTCTCTTTAACCTGGAGTCGGAGAAGGTATCGGACAGCGCCGTGTTTACCACGGAGTCAGGCACCTCCTCCCTGGTGGTGGACAATATGGCTCCCGGACAGACCACCGAGGTCAGGGCCAGGTTTACAGCCAGGGCAGGAGTGGACCAGCGCTCCTACGCCATCACGGTGAAGGAGAAGTACGACAGCCCTGAATTCAAGAACGCAGAGGAAAGCATTGTAGTGGACATCCCTGTAAAGCAGTATGCCCGGTTAAGCACCAGCACCATTGACGTTATGCCGGACAGCTTAACCGTGGGATCTGAGTCCAATGTCATGTTCGGCATCAACAACACGGGAAAGGTCATCCTTTACAACGTGACCGTGACCTTTGAGGCGGACTCCATCAAGACCACGGACGCCTATGTGGGAAACATCAAGCCGGGTGAAACAGGCAACGTGGATACCATGCTGACAGGTGTGGCTCCCACCCTGGACGAGGGAACGGTACGCATCCGCATTGATTACGAGGATGAAAACGGTGTTCCCGCAGAACCCGTGGAAAAGGAACTGACCCTCATGGTTATGGAGGAGATGGAACAGAACTGGGATGATATGGGAGCGGCCATGGACGCAGGCAGCATGGAGGCGGAGGCAGCCCCATCCTTCTGGGGCAAATACAAGTTCCTGGTGATTGCCGGTGCGGCGGCAGCCGCCGGTATTGCAGCTGCGGTTGTCATCCGAATCAGGAAGAAACGCAAGGCAGCAAGGGAAGAGGATGTGGACGATGAGATTTCCTGA